The Kitasatospora setae KM-6054 genome contains a region encoding:
- a CDS encoding coiled-coil domain-containing protein: MSSSAAYGWTYQDREAERQRLLRVRLAEQAQRAENLRRARLRAQLDELSERASELRGEAGHLRRTHRVVRVEVGTVAVADGASSAELAEAVRLAERQNARAEGELARAVDRAWTALVAEAATAPARPAAPRRRGETPAERAVAARAAAEEHLADVRERAVAGAEALLAREVVRCDPADLPELALLRSALDTAPSAQSVRAAQTDLADGVQRSVERRRLADQRDELRSGLIQLAQDAEPAERDRLTAELAAAAAPETLRPRVARAVAAADAARNRARVAEALAAALRERDYLVGEDFADLLAEDGAAVVPFDAPGGGGPAEGYGLRVVLSRETSAVSTAVVRGPHADAGTNADAGTDAGADGRRDEEVQRWFCDAQLPAIESSARAHGVDLERRHAMLPGLMAAPLLPESAWPRTAPVSADQSSEQSSEQPAEQRPKPAKRRSGNGSGTGSGTVTPYQQERYRER; encoded by the coding sequence GTGAGCAGTTCCGCGGCGTACGGGTGGACGTACCAGGACCGGGAGGCCGAGCGGCAGCGGTTGTTGCGCGTGCGGTTGGCCGAGCAGGCGCAGCGCGCGGAGAACCTGCGGCGGGCGCGGCTGCGGGCCCAGCTGGACGAACTGTCCGAACGGGCCTCCGAGTTGCGCGGCGAGGCCGGTCATCTGCGACGCACCCACCGGGTCGTGCGGGTGGAGGTCGGCACGGTCGCGGTGGCGGACGGCGCGAGCTCCGCCGAGCTGGCCGAGGCGGTGCGCCTGGCCGAGCGGCAGAACGCCCGCGCGGAGGGCGAGTTGGCGCGGGCCGTCGACCGGGCGTGGACGGCGCTGGTGGCCGAGGCCGCCACCGCGCCCGCCCGTCCGGCCGCGCCGCGCCGTCGCGGTGAGACGCCCGCCGAGCGGGCCGTCGCGGCCCGGGCGGCCGCCGAGGAGCACCTGGCGGACGTCCGGGAGCGGGCGGTGGCCGGGGCGGAGGCACTGCTGGCCCGCGAGGTGGTCCGCTGCGACCCCGCCGACCTGCCCGAACTCGCCCTGCTGCGAAGCGCGTTGGACACCGCGCCGAGCGCCCAGTCGGTGCGCGCCGCGCAGACCGACCTGGCGGACGGCGTGCAGCGGTCGGTGGAGCGCCGCCGGCTCGCCGACCAGCGGGACGAACTGCGTTCCGGGCTGATCCAGTTGGCGCAGGACGCGGAACCCGCCGAGCGGGACCGGCTGACCGCCGAGCTCGCCGCGGCCGCCGCCCCGGAGACGCTGCGCCCCCGGGTCGCCCGGGCGGTCGCCGCGGCCGACGCCGCCCGGAACCGGGCCCGGGTCGCCGAGGCGCTGGCGGCGGCGCTGCGCGAGCGGGACTACCTGGTCGGCGAGGACTTCGCGGACCTGCTCGCCGAGGACGGCGCGGCCGTGGTGCCGTTCGACGCGCCCGGCGGCGGCGGTCCGGCCGAGGGCTACGGCCTGCGGGTGGTGCTCTCCCGGGAGACCTCCGCGGTGAGCACCGCCGTGGTGCGCGGGCCGCACGCGGACGCCGGCACGAACGCGGACGCGGGCACGGACGCGGGCGCGGACGGGCGGCGCGACGAGGAGGTCCAACGCTGGTTCTGCGACGCCCAGTTGCCGGCCATCGAGTCGAGCGCCCGGGCGCACGGCGTGGACCTGGAGCGCCGGCACGCGATGCTGCCCGGCCTGATGGCCGCCCCCCTGCTGCCCGAGTCGGCCTGGCCGCGCACCGCGCCCGTTTCTGCCGACCAGTCGTCGGAGCAGTCGTCCGAGCAGCCGGCGGAGCAGCGGCCCAAGCCCGCCAAGCGCCGGAGCGGGAACGGCTCCGGGACCGGCTCCGGGACCGTGACCCCCTACCAGCAGGAGCGCTACCGTGAGCGCTGA
- a CDS encoding AAA family ATPase → MSADPVDVSKSGKTDGTGAGGTDDADEVARRRAALPSWVRELELSLAVHPQVLFTGNVRDQYLLPSDLPHCRSPRLAPFDLAGVVDAVCRARGYGALAAVDQVTDHIAVRLLAGTPDEMPPVIRELVAADARSARAKEAGEEDEEPALTDRLRDVMVAAVRHPGPPIGLLVPYAARLGSARAPAAGEVARLFAAVEELGHTARPVRRGAAVGVYNTVFWVVERQEELPLEFPVGSRAVRVISVPAPPHDQRLAAARHVVEAVAARQDAADRPDPAGRETAARALADSSHGMGSSEVMAIGRMAVDRGLPTHRLEEAARLYRVGVTDNPWATEALRDRIRDGEEFLNARVIGQPHAVRRTLEIFMRSAAGLSGAQSSSSPNRPRGTLFLSGPTGVGKTELAKGIAEMILGKDARPIRFDMSEFAEEHARDRLIGAPPGYVGHDAGGELTNAVRASPMSVLLFDEIDKANPRLFDLFLQILEDGRLTDGRGATVYFTECVLIFTSNLGVAASAQRAEDARTGGGDGTGNGTGNGTGDGPDGGAPAEHRPGTVRRLTRHDDPTTVRLALRDAFDLFFNDQIKRPELRNRFGDNFIPMDFMQEKWVPLILDKAIAAVAGRVLEVHGATLEIGEDAWEVLRMEAGARLDHGGRGILTAVESALVNPLSREVFRNPPRRGERIEVTAVEGDGEADGYTVEVTRWPS, encoded by the coding sequence GTGAGCGCTGACCCCGTCGACGTGAGCAAGAGCGGCAAGACGGACGGCACCGGTGCGGGTGGCACGGACGACGCGGACGAGGTGGCGCGGCGCCGCGCGGCGCTGCCGAGCTGGGTGCGCGAGCTCGAACTCTCCCTCGCCGTGCACCCGCAGGTCCTGTTCACCGGCAACGTCCGCGACCAGTACCTGCTGCCCAGCGACCTGCCGCACTGCCGCAGCCCCCGGCTGGCGCCGTTCGACCTGGCCGGGGTGGTCGACGCGGTGTGCCGGGCCCGCGGGTACGGCGCGCTGGCGGCCGTCGACCAGGTGACCGACCACATCGCGGTCCGGCTGCTGGCCGGTACCCCGGACGAGATGCCGCCGGTGATCCGGGAGTTGGTGGCCGCCGACGCCCGTTCCGCGCGCGCCAAGGAGGCCGGCGAGGAGGACGAGGAGCCCGCGCTGACCGACCGGCTGCGGGACGTCATGGTGGCCGCCGTCCGCCACCCGGGCCCGCCGATCGGCCTGCTGGTGCCGTACGCCGCCCGGCTCGGTTCGGCCCGCGCCCCGGCGGCCGGGGAGGTGGCCCGGCTGTTCGCCGCGGTGGAGGAGTTGGGCCACACCGCCCGGCCGGTGCGCCGGGGCGCGGCGGTGGGCGTCTACAACACGGTGTTCTGGGTGGTCGAGCGGCAGGAGGAGTTGCCGTTGGAGTTCCCGGTCGGCAGCCGCGCCGTCCGGGTGATCAGCGTTCCGGCGCCGCCGCACGACCAGCGGCTGGCGGCGGCCCGGCACGTGGTGGAGGCGGTGGCCGCCCGGCAGGACGCGGCGGACCGGCCGGACCCGGCCGGCCGGGAGACCGCGGCCCGGGCGCTCGCCGACTCCTCGCACGGCATGGGCAGTTCCGAGGTGATGGCGATCGGCCGGATGGCCGTGGACCGCGGCCTGCCGACCCACCGGCTGGAGGAGGCCGCCCGGCTGTACCGGGTCGGCGTGACCGACAACCCGTGGGCCACCGAGGCGCTGCGCGACCGGATCCGGGACGGCGAGGAGTTCCTGAACGCCCGGGTGATCGGCCAGCCGCACGCGGTGCGCCGCACCCTGGAGATCTTCATGCGCTCCGCGGCCGGCCTGAGCGGCGCGCAGTCCTCCAGTTCGCCGAACCGGCCGCGCGGCACGCTGTTCCTGTCCGGTCCGACCGGTGTCGGCAAGACCGAACTGGCCAAGGGCATCGCCGAGATGATCCTCGGCAAGGACGCCCGGCCGATCCGCTTCGACATGAGCGAGTTCGCCGAGGAGCACGCCCGCGACCGGCTGATCGGCGCCCCGCCCGGCTACGTCGGCCACGACGCGGGCGGCGAGCTCACCAACGCCGTCCGGGCCAGCCCGATGAGCGTGCTGCTGTTCGACGAGATCGACAAGGCCAACCCGCGGCTGTTCGACCTGTTCCTGCAGATCCTGGAGGACGGCCGGCTCACCGACGGCCGCGGCGCCACCGTCTACTTCACCGAGTGCGTGCTGATCTTCACCTCCAACCTGGGCGTCGCCGCCTCCGCGCAGCGCGCCGAGGACGCGCGGACCGGAGGCGGCGACGGCACGGGCAACGGCACGGGCAACGGCACGGGCGACGGCCCGGACGGCGGGGCCCCGGCCGAGCACCGGCCCGGCACCGTGCGTCGGCTCACCCGGCACGACGACCCGACCACGGTGCGCCTCGCCCTGCGGGACGCCTTCGACCTGTTCTTCAACGACCAGATCAAGCGGCCCGAACTGCGCAACCGCTTCGGCGACAACTTCATCCCGATGGACTTCATGCAGGAGAAGTGGGTGCCGCTGATCCTCGACAAGGCGATCGCCGCGGTGGCCGGCCGGGTCCTGGAGGTGCACGGCGCCACGCTGGAGATCGGCGAGGACGCCTGGGAGGTGCTGCGGATGGAGGCCGGTGCGCGGCTCGACCACGGCGGCCGCGGCATCCTCACCGCCGTCGAGTCGGCGCTGGTCAACCCGCTGTCCCGGGAGGTGTTCCGGAACCCGCCGCGGCGCGGCGAGCGGATCGAGGTGACCGCCGTCGAGGGCGACGGCGAGGCGGACGGCTACACCGTCGAGGTGACCCGTTGGCCGAGCTGA
- a CDS encoding 4Fe-4S cluster-binding domain-containing protein — MAELNDETDGVAARVSQVAAPVTALGPGRRLGVWFQGCTLACPGCMSRHTWEPTGGRELTTGRFAGLWRDALAGGVDGLTVSGGEPLEQPAALAGLLAAADRVRRSAGVEADLLVYTGWELADALADPAAAAALARADAVVTGRYLAGRPTDLVWRGSANQRIVPLSALGERRYAPYLERRTERPDLQVRVSDGELRIIGVPRPGDLGRIERELRERGVTVRETTWRP, encoded by the coding sequence TTGGCCGAGCTGAACGACGAGACGGACGGGGTCGCCGCCCGGGTGAGCCAGGTCGCCGCCCCGGTGACCGCGCTCGGCCCCGGCCGGCGGCTCGGCGTCTGGTTCCAGGGCTGCACGCTGGCGTGCCCCGGCTGCATGTCGCGGCACACCTGGGAGCCCACCGGGGGACGGGAGTTGACCACCGGACGGTTCGCCGGGCTGTGGCGGGACGCGCTGGCCGGCGGCGTCGACGGGCTGACCGTCAGCGGCGGTGAGCCGCTGGAGCAGCCCGCCGCGCTCGCCGGGCTGCTCGCCGCCGCCGACCGGGTGCGGCGGAGCGCCGGGGTCGAGGCCGACCTGCTGGTGTACACCGGCTGGGAGCTCGCCGACGCGCTGGCCGACCCGGCGGCGGCCGCCGCGCTGGCCCGCGCCGACGCCGTGGTCACCGGCCGCTACCTGGCCGGGCGGCCGACCGACCTGGTCTGGCGCGGCTCCGCCAACCAGCGGATCGTCCCGCTCAGCGCGCTCGGCGAACGCCGCTACGCCCCGTACCTGGAGCGCCGCACCGAGCGGCCCGACCTCCAGGTCCGGGTCAGCGACGGCGAGTTGCGGATCATCGGCGTGCCCCGCCCCGGCGACCTCGGGCGGATCGAACGGGAGCTGCGCGAGCGCGGCGTGACGGTACGGGAGACCACATGGCGGCCCTGA
- a CDS encoding FHA domain-containing protein yields the protein MAALSYRCPVGEDDCPESAEPGYCPVHVFEALEAYQPPQARPEPHPAERRPEPPAETSAEPPAETSGAAPTASAPTRKVVVRPAAPRLALVFAGTMLPLHPGRTLAIGRDDPDCAAVPGLAGLDQLSRHHARLRWIDGVPHVEDLASTNGTFLDGCPVEGPTPVGPGDRLRFALDIDVQLIEIDEFGSPR from the coding sequence ATGGCGGCCCTGAGCTACCGCTGCCCGGTCGGCGAGGACGACTGCCCGGAGAGCGCCGAGCCAGGCTACTGCCCGGTCCACGTGTTCGAGGCCCTGGAGGCGTACCAGCCGCCGCAGGCCCGTCCCGAGCCACACCCCGCCGAGCGCCGTCCCGAGCCGCCCGCCGAGACGTCCGCCGAACCGCCCGCCGAGACGTCCGGGGCGGCGCCGACCGCGAGCGCGCCGACCCGCAAGGTGGTGGTGCGGCCCGCCGCGCCGCGGCTGGCCCTGGTGTTCGCCGGGACGATGCTGCCGCTGCACCCCGGCCGCACGCTGGCGATCGGCCGCGACGACCCGGACTGCGCGGCCGTCCCGGGCCTGGCCGGGCTGGACCAGCTGTCCCGGCACCACGCCCGGCTGCGCTGGATCGACGGCGTGCCGCACGTCGAGGACCTCGCCTCCACCAACGGCACCTTCCTGGACGGCTGTCCCGTCGAGGGCCCGACCCCGGTCGGGCCGGGCGACCGGCTACGGTTCGCCCTGGACATCGACGTGCAGCTGATCGAGATCGACGAATTCGGATCCCCGCGCTGA
- a CDS encoding protein kinase domain-containing protein — protein MAATPEPSGPPTRKQGGAPAGPPTRKQGAGRPGSPPTRRQGAGGGSDGDPTRVQRAGGVPGPRTGDFPEQLADRYRPLAHAGAGSEGTVWRAERTDGGGEVAVKVGWAGVPADQELLEHLGAEEFRRHVPEIVEHGELVHAGDVRAFLVMEYLPVTLADHLAALRPGGNSGGGGTNGSGSGGGRVRAAEARRVVEGLTDLLDFWQRVIERTPVDFKPANVLVRDRGGRPEFVVADFGGVRKQTASQTFPAELQVTPAYMAPEQLAGRNDAAGPWWALGVMVYEMYAGRSLYERTDGGRVSENAQRERLVLDAVVELPGVTDPRQLLLLSGLLTREPADRWRAAEVREWLAGGSPRVVRPAAAGPAGPAHRPVNFRGEDYRSPAELVEAMMARSAEATGWLGFAGAARLADWLEEIGDNAVDLHLLRAVATAAPLDRDRTASLALLALGVAYAPHVRPHYRGRPVDAEGLAALAAEENASALVRELVQHAVPNHAARFHCAHRRCPRDRCARLLAFDGLPGVVDEAARLAAETGRPFGAADRDRALRLAVLLTARPEARTATVRKITPLPAALAPLPGAVHLAAAVGTDAVRPAVDLLRRADRAADRTADRAAFRRRWPALRRAALAADPATAGGRAALVAADLLSVHAARQRGAGRGRARGAWRDILRDARPNGAGAAAGAVLRALPRRVAAGAVLTLTLALWLWSGLTLRIANDLAAGNSDSDLLGAHFATAAEAASRQLPLVLGAALAAALAVALFPGRVGRRILLLAHAGALAVGLGGWGPPMTVLRTPPWLAERIQLFGSGAGHWSGWVIVAAVPLTVSLGRRIVVPQLAAAHRTSHGGREVPAAPAPGTVARWRHGRREQAAFAVAGTLALTALLWAAVEVRLAVHLPPPGPRPDGAAYQADFLPLLAACSALAALAGAPAARRAFSWLVAGTLLLGAWPPPLGPLEAVRLPVLGSWFRALAELWGQQTFWAALLLALPSACYAGRFALRRTCG, from the coding sequence ATGGCCGCCACTCCCGAGCCGTCCGGCCCGCCCACCCGCAAGCAGGGCGGCGCGCCGGCCGGCCCACCCACCCGCAAGCAGGGCGCCGGCCGGCCCGGCAGCCCGCCGACCCGCCGGCAGGGTGCGGGCGGCGGCAGCGACGGCGACCCCACCCGGGTGCAGCGGGCCGGGGGCGTCCCCGGTCCGCGCACGGGTGACTTCCCCGAGCAACTGGCGGACCGCTACCGGCCGTTGGCGCACGCCGGGGCCGGCAGCGAGGGCACCGTGTGGCGGGCCGAGCGCACCGACGGCGGCGGCGAGGTCGCGGTGAAGGTCGGCTGGGCCGGGGTGCCCGCCGACCAGGAGCTGCTGGAGCACCTGGGTGCCGAGGAGTTCCGCCGGCACGTCCCGGAGATCGTCGAGCACGGCGAGCTGGTGCACGCGGGCGACGTGCGCGCCTTCCTGGTGATGGAGTACCTGCCGGTCACCCTCGCCGACCACCTGGCCGCGCTGCGCCCCGGCGGCAACAGCGGTGGCGGTGGCACGAACGGCAGCGGCAGCGGTGGCGGCCGGGTCCGCGCGGCGGAGGCCCGCCGGGTGGTCGAGGGCCTCACCGACCTGCTGGACTTCTGGCAGCGGGTGATCGAGCGCACCCCCGTCGACTTCAAGCCCGCCAACGTGCTGGTCCGGGACCGGGGCGGCCGGCCCGAGTTCGTGGTCGCCGACTTCGGCGGGGTGCGCAAGCAGACCGCCAGCCAGACCTTCCCCGCCGAACTCCAGGTCACCCCGGCCTACATGGCGCCCGAGCAGCTGGCCGGCCGCAACGACGCGGCCGGCCCCTGGTGGGCACTCGGCGTGATGGTGTACGAGATGTACGCCGGCCGGAGCCTGTACGAGCGCACCGACGGCGGCCGGGTCAGCGAGAACGCGCAGCGCGAACGCCTGGTGCTGGACGCCGTGGTGGAGCTGCCCGGCGTCACCGACCCCCGGCAACTGCTGCTGCTCTCCGGCCTGCTGACCAGGGAGCCCGCCGACCGCTGGCGGGCCGCCGAGGTCCGGGAGTGGCTGGCCGGCGGCAGCCCCCGGGTGGTCCGGCCCGCCGCGGCCGGCCCGGCGGGCCCCGCGCACCGGCCGGTCAACTTCCGCGGCGAGGACTACCGGAGCCCCGCCGAGCTGGTCGAGGCGATGATGGCCCGCTCGGCCGAGGCCACCGGCTGGCTGGGCTTCGCGGGCGCCGCCCGGCTCGCCGACTGGCTGGAGGAGATCGGCGACAACGCCGTCGACCTGCACCTGCTGCGGGCCGTGGCCACCGCCGCCCCGCTCGACCGGGACCGCACCGCCTCGCTCGCCCTGCTCGCCCTCGGCGTCGCCTACGCCCCGCACGTCCGCCCGCACTACCGGGGCCGGCCGGTCGACGCCGAGGGGCTCGCGGCGCTGGCCGCCGAGGAGAACGCCTCGGCGCTGGTCCGCGAACTCGTCCAGCACGCCGTCCCCAACCACGCCGCCCGCTTCCACTGCGCCCACCGCCGCTGCCCCCGGGACCGCTGCGCCCGGCTGCTGGCCTTCGACGGCCTGCCGGGCGTGGTCGACGAGGCGGCCCGGCTGGCCGCCGAAACCGGACGGCCGTTCGGCGCCGCCGACCGGGACCGCGCGCTGCGGCTGGCCGTGCTGCTCACCGCCCGCCCGGAGGCCCGCACCGCCACCGTCCGCAAGATCACCCCGCTGCCCGCCGCGCTCGCCCCGCTGCCAGGCGCCGTCCACCTGGCCGCGGCCGTCGGCACGGACGCCGTCCGCCCGGCCGTCGACCTGCTCCGGCGCGCCGACCGGGCCGCCGACCGCACCGCCGACCGGGCCGCCTTCCGCCGCCGCTGGCCCGCGCTGCGCCGGGCGGCGCTCGCCGCCGACCCGGCCACCGCCGGGGGCCGGGCCGCCCTGGTCGCCGCCGACCTGCTGAGCGTGCACGCCGCCCGGCAGCGCGGCGCCGGGCGCGGCCGGGCCCGCGGCGCCTGGCGGGACATCCTGCGCGACGCCCGGCCGAACGGGGCCGGGGCCGCCGCGGGCGCCGTGCTGCGGGCGCTGCCCCGGCGGGTGGCGGCCGGGGCCGTGCTGACCCTGACCCTGGCGCTGTGGCTGTGGAGCGGCCTGACGCTGCGGATCGCCAACGACCTGGCGGCCGGCAACTCCGACAGCGACCTGCTCGGCGCGCACTTCGCCACGGCGGCGGAGGCCGCGTCCCGCCAACTCCCGCTGGTGCTGGGCGCGGCGCTCGCCGCCGCGCTCGCCGTGGCGCTGTTCCCGGGCCGGGTCGGGCGGCGGATCCTGCTGCTCGCGCACGCCGGCGCGCTGGCGGTCGGCCTGGGCGGCTGGGGACCGCCGATGACCGTGCTGCGCACCCCGCCGTGGCTGGCCGAACGCATCCAGCTGTTCGGCAGCGGCGCCGGCCACTGGTCGGGCTGGGTGATCGTCGCCGCGGTCCCGCTGACCGTCTCGCTCGGCCGGCGGATCGTCGTCCCGCAGCTCGCCGCCGCCCACCGCACCTCGCACGGCGGCCGCGAGGTCCCCGCCGCGCCCGCTCCCGGCACCGTCGCCCGCTGGCGGCACGGCCGCCGCGAGCAGGCCGCGTTCGCGGTCGCCGGCACGCTCGCCCTGACCGCGCTGCTGTGGGCGGCCGTCGAGGTCCGCCTCGCCGTCCACCTCCCGCCGCCCGGACCCCGCCCGGACGGCGCCGCCTACCAGGCCGACTTCCTGCCGCTGCTCGCCGCCTGCTCCGCGCTGGCCGCGCTGGCCGGCGCCCCGGCCGCCCGCCGCGCCTTCTCCTGGCTGGTCGCCGGCACGCTGCTGCTGGGCGCCTGGCCCCCGCCCCTGGGCCCGCTGGAGGCCGTCCGGCTCCCGGTCCTCGGCTCCTGGTTCCGCGCCCTCGCCGAGCTCTGGGGCCAGCAGACCTTCTGGGCCGCACTGCTGCTGGCCCTCCCGTCCGCGTGCTACGCGGGACGCTTCGCGCTGCGGCGGACCTGCGGATGA